One Chryseobacterium wanjuense genomic region harbors:
- the ggt gene encoding gamma-glutamyltransferase, with the protein MKKIIIFLILFSHTFSAQYTDINIVKEVKVKNKGVVVSAHPLASEAGSKILKMGGNAYDAIVATQYALAVVYPQAGNIGGGGFLVGVKNNGEKFSIDYRETAPQKATHSMYIDKNGKANTDLSQNGRLAVGVPGSVAGFFATLKHCKLSMDQLIQPAIDLAEKGFAITEQEANLLNASKEYFQKHNTSSIVFVKSVPWKAGDILVQKELAETLKLIQKQGLKGFYEGKTAGLLVAEMKKGNGIITLEDLKNYKVAERKALEFEYKGNTVVSMPLPSSGGILLAQMLKMAGYENLEKYQQNSTKAVQIMVEAERRAYADRAEHMGDPDFIEDKTSYLISDEYIKNRWKNFSFNKATPSSEVGKIIKQPKESTETTHISVIDKNGNAAAVTTTLNGLYGSKVMVSGAGFFLNNEMDDFSIKPGVPNMYGAVGGEANSIQPNKRMLSSMTPTIVLKNGKPYMVVGTPGGTTIPTSVYQSIVDVVDFKLNANISVNAPKFHHQWLPETVAFEKNFPETTIQELEKLGYKAEKWNQIGRTEMILIDDNGNIHAVADGRGDDSVAVE; encoded by the coding sequence ATGAAAAAGATTATTATTTTTTTGATTCTATTTTCTCACACATTTTCAGCACAATACACAGATATTAACATCGTAAAAGAAGTGAAGGTAAAGAACAAAGGCGTTGTCGTTTCGGCACATCCTCTTGCCAGTGAAGCAGGCTCAAAAATACTAAAAATGGGAGGTAACGCTTATGATGCGATTGTTGCAACACAATATGCTCTGGCGGTGGTTTATCCTCAAGCCGGAAATATCGGCGGCGGTGGATTTTTAGTAGGTGTAAAAAATAATGGTGAAAAATTCTCCATAGATTACCGTGAAACTGCTCCCCAAAAGGCAACCCACAGTATGTATATTGACAAAAACGGAAAAGCCAATACCGATCTTTCCCAAAACGGAAGGCTGGCTGTAGGAGTTCCGGGAAGTGTTGCGGGATTTTTTGCTACTTTAAAACATTGCAAACTTTCTATGGATCAGTTGATTCAACCTGCGATTGATTTAGCAGAAAAAGGATTTGCCATTACCGAGCAGGAAGCCAACTTATTAAATGCAAGTAAAGAATATTTTCAAAAACATAATACTTCTTCCATTGTTTTCGTAAAATCTGTTCCCTGGAAAGCGGGAGATATTTTAGTTCAGAAAGAATTAGCGGAAACTTTAAAATTAATTCAAAAACAGGGTTTAAAAGGCTTTTATGAAGGAAAAACAGCCGGACTTCTTGTAGCAGAAATGAAAAAAGGAAACGGAATCATCACGCTGGAAGATCTTAAAAATTATAAAGTTGCAGAAAGAAAAGCATTAGAATTTGAATACAAAGGAAATACTGTTGTTTCGATGCCGCTGCCTTCAAGTGGAGGAATTTTACTAGCTCAGATGTTGAAAATGGCAGGCTATGAAAATTTGGAAAAATATCAGCAAAATTCAACAAAAGCGGTTCAGATTATGGTGGAAGCAGAAAGAAGAGCGTATGCCGACAGAGCTGAACACATGGGAGATCCTGATTTTATTGAAGATAAAACTTCTTATTTAATTTCTGATGAATATATTAAAAACAGATGGAAAAATTTCAGTTTTAATAAAGCTACACCAAGTTCTGAGGTTGGAAAAATCATTAAACAACCGAAAGAATCTACAGAAACAACCCATATCTCCGTCATTGATAAAAACGGAAATGCAGCAGCAGTGACCACCACCCTGAACGGACTATACGGAAGCAAAGTCATGGTTTCCGGTGCCGGATTTTTCTTAAATAACGAAATGGATGATTTTTCGATAAAACCGGGTGTACCCAATATGTATGGAGCTGTGGGCGGAGAAGCCAATTCGATTCAGCCTAATAAAAGGATGCTTTCATCCATGACGCCGACCATTGTCTTGAAAAACGGAAAACCTTATATGGTAGTAGGAACTCCGGGTGGAACGACGATTCCAACTTCAGTTTATCAATCCATCGTAGATGTTGTTGATTTTAAATTGAATGCTAATATTTCCGTAAACGCCCCGAAGTTTCATCATCAATGGCTTCCTGAAACCGTAGCTTTTGAAAAGAATTTCCCTGAAACTACCATTCAAGAGTTAGAAAAACTTGGCTACAAAGCGGAAAAATGGAACCAGATCGGAAGAACGGAAATGATTCTGATTGATGATAACGGAAATATTCATGCGGTTGCAGATGGAAGGGGTGATGATTCTGTGGCGGTGGAATGA
- a CDS encoding dicarboxylate/amino acid:cation symporter, with protein sequence MKSKKFHHQLYFQVIIAIVAGILLGKFYPELGEKMKPLGDGFIKLVKMIIAPVIFITLTLGIAHMTDLKRVGRIAIKSMIYFLTFSTLALIIGLIVGNILQPGHGLNIDPSTLSGDVSQYQQKAHETTLTGFIMNIIPETLFSPLVGENILQVLLVAILMGVALVLTKEKSHKVTDFLQDLSTPVFKIVHMLMKLAPIGAFGAMAFTIGKYGLHSVLNLIFLVGTFYITSALFVVLVLGTVAWYNGFNIFKLMYYLKEELLLVLGTSSSESALPGIMEKLEKAGCSRTIVGLVVPTGYSFNLDGTNIYMTLASLFIAQALNIHLPIEKQIILLLVAMLSSKGAAGVTGAGFVTLAATLAVVPEIPIAGMTLILGIDKFMSECRALTNVIGNSVATVVVANWEEQLDKEQLHFCLNHPNEIEKKLEV encoded by the coding sequence TTGAAGTCAAAAAAATTCCATCATCAGCTTTATTTTCAGGTTATTATAGCCATTGTTGCGGGTATACTTTTAGGCAAATTTTATCCCGAACTGGGCGAAAAAATGAAACCTTTAGGTGACGGATTCATTAAACTCGTAAAAATGATCATTGCTCCGGTAATTTTCATCACTCTTACCTTAGGAATCGCTCACATGACCGATCTGAAAAGAGTGGGGAGAATTGCTATAAAATCAATGATATATTTCCTGACTTTTTCTACTTTAGCGCTGATCATAGGATTGATAGTCGGAAATATTTTACAGCCCGGACACGGCTTAAACATTGACCCTTCCACCCTTTCGGGCGATGTTTCACAATATCAGCAAAAAGCCCACGAAACGACACTGACAGGTTTTATTATGAACATAATTCCTGAAACACTGTTTAGTCCACTGGTGGGAGAAAATATTCTGCAGGTGCTTTTGGTGGCGATATTGATGGGGGTTGCACTGGTTTTAACCAAAGAAAAAAGCCATAAAGTGACAGATTTTCTTCAGGATCTTTCGACTCCGGTTTTCAAAATTGTGCATATGCTGATGAAACTGGCGCCTATCGGGGCTTTTGGAGCTATGGCTTTCACGATCGGAAAGTACGGGCTGCACTCTGTCTTGAATCTCATCTTTTTAGTCGGCACATTTTATATTACTTCTGCCCTGTTTGTGGTATTGGTTTTAGGAACTGTGGCCTGGTATAATGGTTTTAATATTTTTAAATTAATGTACTATCTGAAAGAAGAACTTTTACTGGTTTTGGGCACAAGTTCTTCGGAATCTGCACTTCCCGGAATTATGGAAAAACTGGAAAAAGCGGGCTGTTCACGAACTATTGTCGGCTTGGTGGTTCCTACCGGATATTCCTTCAATTTAGATGGAACGAATATTTATATGACACTCGCTTCCTTATTTATTGCTCAGGCTTTGAATATTCACCTTCCGATTGAGAAGCAAATTATCCTGCTTTTGGTTGCAATGTTGAGTTCAAAAGGAGCTGCAGGTGTTACCGGAGCTGGGTTTGTTACCTTAGCCGCGACATTGGCCGTTGTTCCCGAAATTCCGATTGCCGGAATGACCTTAATTTTAGGTATCGATAAATTTATGAGTGAATGCCGTGCTCTCACCAATGTGATCGGAAACTCTGTTGCAACGGTAGTGGTAGCAAATTGGGAAGAACAACTGGACAAAGAGCAGCTGCATTTTTGCCTGAATCATCCGAACGAGATTGAAAAGAAACTGGAGGTTTAA
- a CDS encoding NAD-dependent epimerase/dehydratase family protein produces the protein MESHTEKILITGALGQIGTELTNRLVEIHGADNVVASGLDRWQKGITAAGHYERMDVTNTQLVRQVIKDYDITTVYHLASLLSGTSEKQPIFAWKLNLEPLLHFCEMAKEGLIQKIFWPSSIAVFGKGIPKENVEQDVVLNPTTVYGISKMAGEKWCEYYFDKHGVDVRSIRYPGLISWKTPAGGGTTDYAVEIFYEAIEEGKYTSFISENTGMPMLYMDDAINATLKLMEAPKENLTVRSSYNLGGMSFTPKELAEEIKKEIPEFEIDYKPDFRQAIADSWPASIDDSVAKKDWGLSYDFGISEMTKDMIKNLKVKLAKN, from the coding sequence ATGGAATCCCACACGGAAAAAATACTTATTACAGGTGCTTTAGGACAAATCGGCACCGAGCTTACAAACAGACTTGTTGAAATTCACGGAGCAGATAATGTAGTTGCTTCAGGGCTTGACAGATGGCAAAAGGGAATCACCGCTGCAGGACATTATGAAAGAATGGATGTTACCAATACCCAACTGGTGAGACAGGTAATTAAAGATTACGATATTACGACCGTTTATCACCTGGCTTCACTGTTATCAGGAACTTCTGAAAAGCAGCCGATTTTCGCATGGAAATTGAATCTTGAACCTCTTCTTCATTTTTGTGAAATGGCAAAAGAAGGTCTTATCCAAAAGATTTTCTGGCCAAGTTCAATTGCGGTTTTCGGGAAAGGAATTCCGAAGGAAAATGTTGAACAAGATGTAGTTTTGAATCCGACAACTGTATACGGTATTTCAAAAATGGCGGGTGAAAAATGGTGTGAATATTATTTCGACAAGCATGGGGTAGATGTAAGAAGTATCAGATATCCGGGACTTATTTCATGGAAAACTCCGGCAGGGGGAGGAACAACCGACTATGCCGTTGAGATTTTCTACGAAGCAATCGAAGAAGGAAAATATACAAGTTTCATTTCCGAAAATACAGGAATGCCGATGTTGTATATGGATGACGCGATCAACGCAACATTAAAATTAATGGAAGCTCCGAAGGAAAACTTGACGGTTCGTTCGTCTTACAATTTGGGTGGAATGTCTTTTACTCCAAAAGAATTGGCAGAAGAAATCAAGAAAGAAATTCCGGAATTTGAAATCGATTATAAGCCGGATTTCAGACAGGCTATTGCAGATTCTTGGCCGGCGTCGATTGATGATTCTGTTGCAAAAAAAGACTGGGGATTATCTTATGATTTTGGAATTTCTGAGATGACAAAAGATATGATCAAAAATTTAAAAGTGAAATTAGCTAAAAATTAA